Proteins found in one Larimichthys crocea isolate SSNF chromosome I, L_crocea_2.0, whole genome shotgun sequence genomic segment:
- the gask1b gene encoding protein FAM198B translates to MGKSRFHWLCFPFLKLTSSFRRCPLSKSSLIIASVCVVYLFFVVSQVGYSQQHRDRRTDKDKYRHTRGLYNLDVNDALPDSVDSQTGASFVVPTRSNVVYITLKSKRLKPANIRGTIRPKLRRKVRRTKSANSAFTQSKLGTLEQDAGQIKHNFTRKASWGETKDVDYKTLDIIHKSHIDAQTNSHVSSIRIYSQRAPPWFSPEDVKAMRFLADAKVLRVKEVSRGVSSSLLIFEGKTGSPVSDHKNAKLTYVCGGQCGVINSPVDTTEVFAFHLDRVLGLNRTLPAVSRKFSLLHDGQPCPVVSWDASLYPEGLAAGLSTVKLTWGKYQSSLKQRCWHKNTSPKPDSGCSTVHHYEWSKLALFDFLLQIHNRLDQSCCGFRPRQEDACVELGHHAECGDQNQIQLTNIVHRGHDPRHLVFTNNKGFFDRNEDNLDFRLLEGIKELPEHAVSVLKSRRLREKLLQSLFLDQIYWESQGGRQGIDKLIDVIERRAKVLLTYINAHGIKVITMNV, encoded by the exons ATGGGGAAGTCTCGCTTTCACTGGCTGTGTTTCCCTTTTCTAAAACTCACCAGCAGCTTTCGGAGGTGCCCTCTTTCAAAAAGTAGTTTGATAATTGCGAGCGTGTGTGTtgtctatttgttttttgttgtttcacaaGTTGGATACTCGCAGCAGCACCGGGACAGGAGGACAGATAAAGACAAGTACCGACACACCCGTGGATTGTATAATTTGGATGTTAATGATGCGCTGCCAGATTCCGTGGATTCGCAAACTGGTGCGAGCTTTGTTGTCCCGACACGGTCCAACGTGGTGTACATAACGTTAAAGTCAAAGCGCCTGAAACCAGCCAATATACGGGGCACAATCAGACCAAAACTGAGGAGAAAAGTAAGAAGGACTAAGTCGGCTAATTCAGCTTTTACGCAGAGCAAACTTGGCACTTTGGAGCAGGATGCGGGTCAAATCAAGCACAACTTTACACGCAAGGCTTCCTGGGGAGAAACCAAGGATGTTGATTATAAAACATTGGATATAATCCATAAATCTCATATAGATGCACAAACAAACTCTCACGTTAGTTCTATCCGAATTTACAGCCAGAGGGCACCGCCATGGTTCAGCCCAGAGGACGTGAAAGCCATGCGCTTTCTTGCGGATGCCAAGGTTTTGCGCGTCAAAGAAGTTTCACGTGGAGTCTCTTCATCACTTCTGATATTTGAGGGCAAGACAGGAAGTCCAGTGAGCGACCACAAAAACGCAAAACTGACCTATGTATGTGGAGGACAGTGTGGAGTAATCAACAGCCCCGTGGACACCACCGAAGTGTTCGCTTTTCATCTGGACAGGGTGCTGGGACTCAATAGGACATTACCAGCTGTAAGCAGAAAGTTCAGCTTATTACACG ATGGCCAGCCCTGTCCAGTGGTGTCATGGGATGCATCTCTCTACCCAGAAGGCCTTGCTGCAGGCTTGTCCACTGTGAAGTTAACATGGGGGAAATACCAGAGCTCCCTGAAACAGAGGTGTTGGCATAAAAACACCAGCCCAAAGCCTGACTCTGGCTGCTCCACAGTTCATCACTATGAGTGGAGTAAACTAGCTCTGTTTGACTTCTTGTTGCAG attCACAACCGTCTGGATCAGAGCTGTTGTGGATTCAGGCCCAGGCAGGAGGATGCGTGTGTGGAACTCGGCCACCATGCTGAATGTGGGGACCAGAACCAAATACAACTGACAAACATCGTCCACAGAGGTCACGATCCTAGACACCTGGTCTTCACCAACAACAAGGGGTTCTTTGACCGCAACGAGGACAACCTGGACTTCAGGCTCCTGGAAGGAATCAAAGA GCTTCCAGAGCATGCTGTGTCGGTCTTGAAGAGTAGGAGACTGAGGGAGAAGCTCCTCCAGTCCCTGTTTCTGGATCAGATATACTGGGAGAGCCAAGGTGGCCGGCAGGGCATCGACAAGCTGATCGATGTAATTGAGAGGCGGGCCAAGGTCCTCCTGACTTACATCAATGCTCATGGGATCAAAGTCATCACAATGAATGTGTGA
- the tmem144b gene encoding transmembrane protein 144b isoform X1, translating to MLEAKYPHLLLFVTALSVSCHGAHAAEQGARCDEKAAMCKLETFDLTLNSTNMTHFAYGIAANLVAVLLYGSNIVPVKRIEMGDGMFFQWVSCAAIWVVSMVGDLMLQSPKFYPFAMLGGVIWATGNIAVVPIVKAIGLALGILIWGSSSLLMGWASSRFGWFGIVAQEVSRPILNYCGAGLCLLSGLIFFFVKSDVELHPNPESIPLLIDRRITSSNYGPSSSEFWIDVIGPKTRRLIGYLLAVVSGLLYGSSFVPILYIKTHSSCHDSMFHGASVYDLDYVYAQCSGIFIASTVYFAIYCAAMNNKPRIYSRAILPGLLSGIMWALATYCWFLANNYLSAVITFPIISAGYGLVAALWGSLVFREIKGLANCSIFLLASCVVLTGSLLTAISKL from the exons ATGCTCGAAGCAAAATACCcacatttgcttttatttgttacCGCGTTATCGGTGAGCTGTCATGGTGCACATGCTGCTGAACAAG GTGCCAGATGTGATGAAAAAGCTGCAATGTGCAAATTGGAAACATTTGATCTCACCTTAAACTCAACCAATATGACTCATTTCGCCTACGGAATTGCTGCAAATTTGGTTGCTGTGCTGTTGTATGGAAGCAACATAGTTCCTGTCAAAAGAATAGAGATGGGAGATG GCATGTTTTTTCAGTGGGTATCCTGTGCAGCAATATGGGTTGTATCTATGGTCGGAGACCTGATGCTTCAGTCACCCAAATTCTACCCTTTTGCCATGCTTGGAGGTGTCATCTGGGCTACAG GCAATATAGCAGTTGTTCCAATTGTTAAAGCAATTGGCCTCGCTCTTGGGATTTTAATTTGGGGATCCTCAAGTTTGTTGATGGGCTGGGCCAGTTCAAG ATTTGGCTGGTTTGGGATTGTTGCTCAGGAGGTTTCCAGGCCCATATTAAATTATTGTGGAGCTGGGTTGTGTCTGCTCAG TGGCttgatctttttctttgtgaaatcGGACGTTGAACTGCATCCCAACCCCGAATCGATTCCATTACTTATTGACAGG AGAATAACGTCAAGCAACTATGGACCAAGTTCCTCAGAGTTCTGGATAGATGTGATCGGACCAAAGACCAGGCGGTTAAT CGGCTACCTGCTTGCTGTTGTGTCAGGCCTGCTGTACGGCTCCTCCTTTGTACCCATCCTCTACATTAAGACCCATTCATCATGCCATGACAGCATGTTCCACGGAGCCAGTGTCTATG ACCTGGACTACGTTTACGCGCAGTGCTCTGGCATTTTCATTGCAAGCACAGTGTACTTTGCCATCTACTGCGCTGCCATGAATAATAAGCCCAGAATCTACTCCAGAGCCATCCTACCAG GTCTGTTGTCTGGAATAATGTGGGCATTGGCTACATACTGCTGGTTCTTGGCCAATAACTACCTGAGTGCAGTCATTACCTTTCCTATTATCAGTGCA GGATATGGTCTGGTTGCAGCACTGTGGGGATCTTTGGTGTTCAGAGAGATTAAG
- the tmem144b gene encoding transmembrane protein 144b isoform X2, which produces MCKLETFDLTLNSTNMTHFAYGIAANLVAVLLYGSNIVPVKRIEMGDGMFFQWVSCAAIWVVSMVGDLMLQSPKFYPFAMLGGVIWATGNIAVVPIVKAIGLALGILIWGSSSLLMGWASSRFGWFGIVAQEVSRPILNYCGAGLCLLSGLIFFFVKSDVELHPNPESIPLLIDRRITSSNYGPSSSEFWIDVIGPKTRRLIGYLLAVVSGLLYGSSFVPILYIKTHSSCHDSMFHGASVYDLDYVYAQCSGIFIASTVYFAIYCAAMNNKPRIYSRAILPGLLSGIMWALATYCWFLANNYLSAVITFPIISAGYGLVAALWGSLVFREIKGLANCSIFLLASCVVLTGSLLTAISKL; this is translated from the exons ATGTGCAAATTGGAAACATTTGATCTCACCTTAAACTCAACCAATATGACTCATTTCGCCTACGGAATTGCTGCAAATTTGGTTGCTGTGCTGTTGTATGGAAGCAACATAGTTCCTGTCAAAAGAATAGAGATGGGAGATG GCATGTTTTTTCAGTGGGTATCCTGTGCAGCAATATGGGTTGTATCTATGGTCGGAGACCTGATGCTTCAGTCACCCAAATTCTACCCTTTTGCCATGCTTGGAGGTGTCATCTGGGCTACAG GCAATATAGCAGTTGTTCCAATTGTTAAAGCAATTGGCCTCGCTCTTGGGATTTTAATTTGGGGATCCTCAAGTTTGTTGATGGGCTGGGCCAGTTCAAG ATTTGGCTGGTTTGGGATTGTTGCTCAGGAGGTTTCCAGGCCCATATTAAATTATTGTGGAGCTGGGTTGTGTCTGCTCAG TGGCttgatctttttctttgtgaaatcGGACGTTGAACTGCATCCCAACCCCGAATCGATTCCATTACTTATTGACAGG AGAATAACGTCAAGCAACTATGGACCAAGTTCCTCAGAGTTCTGGATAGATGTGATCGGACCAAAGACCAGGCGGTTAAT CGGCTACCTGCTTGCTGTTGTGTCAGGCCTGCTGTACGGCTCCTCCTTTGTACCCATCCTCTACATTAAGACCCATTCATCATGCCATGACAGCATGTTCCACGGAGCCAGTGTCTATG ACCTGGACTACGTTTACGCGCAGTGCTCTGGCATTTTCATTGCAAGCACAGTGTACTTTGCCATCTACTGCGCTGCCATGAATAATAAGCCCAGAATCTACTCCAGAGCCATCCTACCAG GTCTGTTGTCTGGAATAATGTGGGCATTGGCTACATACTGCTGGTTCTTGGCCAATAACTACCTGAGTGCAGTCATTACCTTTCCTATTATCAGTGCA GGATATGGTCTGGTTGCAGCACTGTGGGGATCTTTGGTGTTCAGAGAGATTAAG